The proteins below are encoded in one region of Citrobacter enshiensis:
- the serB gene encoding phosphoserine phosphatase, translating into MPNITWCDLPEDVSLWPGLPLSLSGDEVMPLDYHAGRSGWLLYGRGLDKQRLTQYQSTLGAAMVIVAAWCVEDYQVIRLAGSLTPRATKLAHDAKLDVAPLGKIPHLRKPGLLVMDMDSTAIQIECIDEIAKLAGTGEMVAEVTERAMRGELDFTASLRSRVATLKGADADILRQVRENLPLMPGLTQLVLKLETLGWKVAIASGGFTFFAEYLRDKLRLSTVVANELEIMDGKFTGNVIGDIVDAQYKANTLARLAQEYEIPPAQTVAIGDGANDLPMIKAAGWVLRTMPKPKVNEKTEVTIRHADLMGVFCILSGSMNQK; encoded by the coding sequence ATGCCTAACATTACCTGGTGCGACCTGCCTGAAGATGTCTCTCTGTGGCCAGGTTTGCCCCTCTCATTAAGTGGTGACGAGGTGATGCCACTCGATTACCACGCAGGCCGTAGTGGCTGGCTGCTGTATGGTCGCGGGCTGGACAAGCAGCGCCTGACGCAATACCAGAGCACGCTGGGGGCGGCGATGGTCATTGTCGCCGCCTGGTGCGTCGAGGATTATCAGGTTATTCGTCTGGCAGGCTCATTAACGCCGCGCGCCACAAAACTGGCGCACGATGCAAAACTGGATGTCGCCCCGCTGGGCAAGATCCCGCACCTGCGTAAGCCTGGCTTGCTGGTGATGGACATGGATTCCACCGCGATCCAGATTGAGTGCATTGACGAAATCGCGAAGCTGGCCGGTACGGGTGAGATGGTGGCGGAAGTGACCGAACGGGCTATGCGTGGGGAGCTGGATTTTACCGCCAGCCTGCGTAGCCGTGTGGCGACGCTGAAAGGCGCAGATGCCGATATTCTACGCCAGGTTCGTGAAAACCTGCCTCTGATGCCGGGTCTGACACAACTGGTGCTGAAGCTGGAAACGCTGGGCTGGAAAGTGGCTATCGCCTCGGGCGGGTTCACTTTCTTCGCGGAATACCTGCGCGACAAGCTACGCCTGTCGACGGTGGTGGCGAACGAACTGGAGATCATGGACGGGAAATTCACGGGGAATGTGATTGGCGATATCGTTGATGCGCAGTACAAAGCCAATACGCTGGCACGCCTTGCGCAGGAGTATGAGATTCCGCCAGCGCAGACGGTGGCGATCGGTGATGGCGCCAACGATCTGCCGATGATCAAAGCGGCAGGGTGGGTATTGCGTACCATGCCCAAGCCGAAAGTGAATGAAAAGACGGAAGTGACTATCCGTCATGCCGACCTGATGGGGGTGTTCTGCATTCTCTCCGGCAGCATGAATCAGAAATAA
- a CDS encoding YtjB family periplasmic protein, whose amino-acid sequence MARAKLKFRLHRAVIVLFCLALLVALMQGASWFSQNHQRQRNPQLEELARTLAHQVTLNIAPLMRTETPDEKRIAIVLRQLTEESRILDAGVYDEQGDLITRAGESVNVRDRLALDGKKAGGYFNQQIVEPIQGKNGPLGYLRLTLDTHTLATEAKQVDNTTNILRLMLLLSLAIGVVLTRTLLQGKRTRWQQSPFLLTASKSVPEEDENEKKDP is encoded by the coding sequence ATGGCTCGCGCAAAACTCAAATTCCGGCTTCATCGTGCAGTGATTGTCTTGTTCTGTCTCGCACTACTTGTCGCGCTGATGCAGGGTGCGTCCTGGTTCAGTCAAAACCATCAGCGGCAACGAAATCCGCAACTGGAAGAACTGGCTCGTACGCTGGCACATCAGGTGACGCTCAACATCGCACCGTTAATGCGCACCGAAACGCCGGATGAAAAACGTATCGCCATTGTACTCCGCCAGCTCACTGAAGAGAGCCGAATTCTGGATGCCGGAGTTTACGATGAGCAAGGTGATCTCATTACCCGTGCAGGCGAAAGCGTTAATGTGCGCGACAGGCTGGCGCTGGACGGCAAAAAAGCAGGCGGCTATTTTAACCAGCAGATAGTCGAACCCATTCAGGGAAAGAATGGTCCACTGGGTTATCTGCGTCTGACGCTCGACACGCACACCTTAGCCACCGAAGCGAAGCAGGTCGATAACACCACCAATATTCTACGCCTGATGCTGCTCTTGTCACTGGCTATTGGCGTGGTATTAACCCGAACCCTTCTGCAGGGCAAACGCACGCGCTGGCAACAATCCCCCTTCCTGCTTACCGCCAGCAAGTCTGTACCCGAAGAGGATGAGAACGAGAAAAAGGATCCGTAA
- a CDS encoding metal-dependent hydrolase, producing the protein MSGCFIDTHCHFDFPPFCGDEVGQYSARLQMPASGKIIVPATESANFSRVLALTEQFPPLFAALGLHPIVIEHHADHCLDQLQQILEKRPQKVVAVGEIGLDLYRDDPQFARQEYLLEAQLKLAKRYCLPVILHSRRTHDTLAMHLKRQNLPRTGVVHGFSGSLQQAERFVQLGYKIGVGGTITYPRASKTRDVMARLPLDALLLETDAPDMPLNGFQGQPNRPEQAVRVFEVLCELRPEPEEVIADALYRNTTTLFHL; encoded by the coding sequence GTGAGTGGGTGTTTTATCGATACGCACTGTCATTTTGATTTTCCGCCTTTTTGCGGCGATGAAGTGGGCCAGTATTCAGCGCGCCTGCAGATGCCGGCGTCGGGGAAAATCATCGTCCCGGCAACGGAATCGGCGAACTTCTCACGTGTGCTGGCGCTGACGGAACAGTTCCCGCCGCTGTTTGCCGCACTCGGTCTGCATCCTATTGTCATTGAACATCACGCCGACCACTGTCTGGACCAGCTCCAACAGATCCTGGAGAAACGCCCACAGAAAGTGGTGGCGGTAGGGGAGATTGGCCTGGATCTTTACCGGGACGATCCTCAGTTCGCAAGGCAAGAGTACCTGCTGGAGGCGCAGCTGAAACTGGCGAAACGCTATTGCCTGCCAGTGATCCTCCACTCCCGTCGCACGCACGACACGCTGGCGATGCATCTTAAGCGCCAGAATTTGCCACGAACCGGCGTGGTACACGGTTTCTCTGGTAGCCTGCAACAGGCCGAGCGCTTTGTTCAACTGGGCTATAAGATTGGCGTGGGAGGCACCATTACGTATCCTCGCGCCAGCAAAACGCGCGATGTCATGGCGCGACTGCCACTGGACGCTTTACTGCTGGAAACGGATGCGCCGGACATGCCGCTGAACGGTTTTCAGGGGCAGCCGAATCGTCCGGAGCAGGCCGTCAGAGTGTTTGAGGTGCTATGTGAGTTGCGCCCGGAGCCTGAAGAGGTGATTGCCGATGCGCTGTATCGCAATACCACAACGCTTTTTCATCTCTGA
- the osmY gene encoding molecular chaperone OsmY, with protein MTMTRLKISKTLLAVMLTSAVATGSAFAETSTMDKAQSGAESAGQKIDSSMNKVGNFMDDSTITAKVKAALVDHESIKSTDISVKTDQKVVTLSGFVESQAQAEEAVKVAKGIEGVSSVSDKLHVRDSKSDSVKGYAGDTATTSEIKAKLLADDTVPSRKVKVETTDGVVQLSGTVDSQAQIERAESIAKAVDGVKSVKNDLKTQ; from the coding sequence ATGACTATGACAAGACTTAAGATTTCTAAAACTCTGCTGGCCGTTATGCTGACCTCCGCTGTCGCGACAGGTTCTGCGTTTGCAGAAACCTCTACGATGGATAAGGCGCAATCCGGGGCTGAAAGCGCAGGGCAAAAGATCGATAGCTCTATGAATAAAGTCGGTAATTTCATGGATGACAGCACCATCACTGCGAAAGTGAAAGCCGCACTGGTGGACCACGAAAGCATTAAGAGCACCGATATCTCCGTCAAAACCGACCAGAAAGTGGTGACCCTCAGTGGGTTTGTCGAAAGCCAGGCGCAGGCAGAAGAAGCTGTCAAAGTCGCAAAAGGCATTGAGGGCGTGAGCTCCGTCAGCGACAAGCTTCATGTTCGTGACAGCAAATCAGATTCCGTGAAAGGCTACGCAGGCGATACGGCAACCACCAGCGAGATCAAAGCGAAGCTGCTGGCTGATGACACCGTTCCCTCCCGTAAAGTGAAAGTCGAGACTACCGATGGCGTGGTTCAGCTCTCCGGTACCGTCGACTCTCAGGCGCAAATCGAGCGCGCTGAAAGTATCGCCAAAGCGGTTGATGGCGTGAAAAGCGTCAAAAATGATCTGAAAACTCAGTAA
- a CDS encoding DNA polymerase III subunit psi: MTSRRDRQLQQLGITQWSLRRPGALQGEIAISIPAHVRLVMVAADLPALNDPLMSDILRTLTLSPDQVLQLTPDRVTMLPQGSRCNSWRLGTEEPLLLEGAQVSTPAFNELRANPTARAALWQQICAYEHDFYPQSD; this comes from the coding sequence ATGACATCCCGACGAGACCGGCAGTTACAGCAATTGGGCATTACGCAGTGGTCGCTGCGTCGCCCTGGTGCGCTGCAGGGTGAGATCGCGATTTCAATTCCTGCGCACGTTCGTCTGGTCATGGTTGCCGCGGACTTACCGGCGCTGAACGACCCGCTGATGAGCGATATTTTACGCACGCTGACCCTCAGCCCGGACCAGGTACTGCAACTGACGCCTGACCGCGTCACGATGCTGCCGCAGGGGAGTCGCTGCAACAGCTGGCGGCTGGGCACTGAAGAACCGCTGTTACTGGAAGGCGCTCAGGTCTCAACTCCTGCGTTTAATGAATTACGGGCAAACCCAACGGCACGCGCCGCACTATGGCAACAAATCTGCGCATATGAACACGATTTCTACCCTCAATCCGACTGA
- a CDS encoding DUF1435 domain-containing protein, producing MILIIIIGVRGKTMLQRALGSGWGILLPGMMITGLAFTDLSVEAWKAMIVSGLLLTSLMLYHKQLRHFVLLPSCVALVSGIMLVVINANQG from the coding sequence ATGATATTGATTATCATTATTGGTGTCAGAGGTAAAACCATGTTGCAACGTGCGCTGGGCAGTGGATGGGGGATATTGTTGCCGGGAATGATGATTACCGGACTGGCGTTTACCGATCTGTCTGTCGAAGCATGGAAAGCGATGATAGTGTCAGGATTGCTACTGACTTCATTGATGTTATATCACAAGCAGTTACGACACTTTGTTTTGCTGCCATCATGTGTGGCGCTGGTGAGCGGTATTATGCTGGTGGTAATCAACGCGAATCAGGGATAA